A stretch of DNA from Halorubrum sp. BOL3-1:
CGGCACGAGCACGGCCTGGTAGGGTATGAAGATCCCGGCGACGAACAGCGCGAGGACCGGCGCCTTGTACCGCGGCTTCCAGTCCGACTGGGTGAGACCGTAGGCCGCAAAGCTCCCGAGCAGCGCCGAGATGATCGTCGCGGGAATCGCGTACAGCGCGCTGTTGATCAGCCCGCGTCCAAGCGCGTCGAACGCGGTCCGCCACTTTTCGAGAGTGAACGTGCTCGCCGTCGGCGGCGCGAACGGGAGCGACCCGCTGACGCCGCCGGACGTCTTGAACGAGGTGACGAGCCCAGACTCGATCGGGATCAGGAAGAACGTCAACACCCCGAGCAGGCCGAGATACAGGAGGGCCCGGTACCTGTCGACCTCGGACAACGCCCCCGCGGACGCGTCCGGACCCTTCGTCGATGCCGTTCCGCCGTCGGTTCGTGCGTTGTCGCTCATAGGTTCCCCCGGTTGTACTGGTAGTAGAGGTACGGGCCGACGATACCGAGCGTCATCACGAACAGCGTGATGGCGATCGCCGACGCGTACGCCCAGTTCAGATTCGCGTACGCTTCACGCACCATCTTGGTCGCGAGAATGTCCGCCCCGTTCGGTGGCCGGTAGCCGCCGACCAGCGAGTAGAGGAAGTCGAACGCCTTCAACGCGAACACCATTAGGACGACGGATGCGCTGATCGTCGACCCCTTCAGCTGGGGGATGATCACGCGCCAGTACATCTTGACCGTTGAGGCCCCGTCGACCTTGGCCGCTTCGTAGTGTTCGTCCGGGATGGCGCGCAACCCCGCGAGGAACACGACCATCGCGTACCCGGCGAACTGCCACATCAAGGCGAACATGACCGCCCAGAGGACGATCTGCGGGTTCCCGATCCAGGCGACTCGGCCGAACCCGAGCGACGTGATCACGATGTTGATGACGCCGTTGTTGAAGTTGAACATCCACGCCCAAAACTGGGCGGTGACGACGAACGAGAGGCTCATCGGCAGGAGGTAGATCGTCCGGAAGGTGTTCTCGAACCGGATGTTCCGGTCGATCAGGATCGCGAGTCCGAGACCGAGCGCGAGCGTCACCAGCGTGAACCCCAAGAGGAGGATGAAGGTGTTTATCGCGGCGTCGACGAACCCGCTGTCCGCCAGCGCCTTGGTGTACATCTCGAAGTCGAGGTCGCTGTAGTTCGGCGTCCCGAAGCCGCGGAAGTCCGTCAGCGAGATCAGGAGGTTCCAGATGATCGCGCCGTAGACGAACAGCGCCACCAGCAGGAACGGCGGCAGCCAGAACTGTGACGACTCCACGAAGTCGCTGCCGAAGCGTTCGTTCAGTGCGGCCACGGGGCTGAATCCGGAGCCCTCTCGGCCTCGGGCGACGCTGTCGTCGGTGACGCCCCCGTCCGGAACCGCGTCGCCACTGTCGTCGCCGTTGTCTGTATTCCGTGTCATATCGGTCATCGTGTGCCGAAACCGCCGAAATCCGGTCGCATCGTGGACCGGAGTCAGTTGGAGACCGCGTCGACGAAGCCTTCCGTCGCGGCGTCGACGTTGTACGGTCCGGAGAACTCGCTGGAGACCACGTCGTTCAGTGCCGTCCTCGTCTCCGAGGAGACGCCGAGCCCGTGCTGGATGTTCGGCGGCCGCTCGTCGGCCTCGGCGAAGTCCTGTTGCGTTTCCTGGAGGAACGGCCCGAACTCACTTATATCGACGTCGGTTCGGGTCGGGATCGAGCCCTTAAACTGGTTGAAGGCGACCTGTGCCGCCTCGCTCCCGACGAACGCCATGAACTTCTCCGTCGCGTCTGGAGTCGGGTTGCCCGAGGGGTAGAGGAACGAGTCGAAGTGGAGCATATACATGCCCTCCGAGCCGGGGTAAGTCTTGAATCCCCAGTCCTCGTTGTACGCGAAGTCCTCGGCGTTCCGGTAGGCGCCGGCCGCCCAGTTCCCCTGGTGGATGAACGCCGCGTTCCCTTCGGTGATGTTCTGGTTGGACTCGGTGAGTCCGATCGAGGCGGCGTCCTCGTTGATGTAGTTGCCGAGGATCTCCGCCAGCGACTCGAACGTTGCCCGAACGGCGGCCTCGTCGGGGTCCCCCTGAACGAAGTTCATGTACGCGTCGAAGCCCTCCTGTCCGAGCATGGTCGAGGAGAACAACTGGGTCGTCGTCCAGGTCCCGCTCGCGCCGTGGGTCATCGGGACCGCGTCCGTCTCGCTCTGGACGGTCTCCAGCGCGTCGATCAGCGCCGAGACGCTCGTCAGCGAGTCGGGGTCGACCCCCGCCTCCTCGACGACCGACGTGTTGTAGAACAGGCAGTTCAGCCGGTGCGATCCAAGCGGGACCGCGCGGTACGCGCCGTTGTACTGGTGGAGGTCGACCGCCTCGTCGACCATCACGTCCGCGAAGCCTTCGGACTCCCAGACGCTGTCGACTTCACCCAGGACGCCCTCGTAGCGCTGGAGGTTCGGGCCAGGCCAGTTGGCGAAGGAACTCGGCGCGTCGTTGTTCTGGAGCCGGTTCGCGACGACCGCGTCGAGGTTCTGGTTGCCGCCGCCCCCGATGGGGTTGAACTCGTGTTCGACGTCCGGATACTCCTCATCGAAGGCCGTGACGAGCGCCTCGGCGGCGCGCGCGCCGTCCCCACCGGTCCAGCCGTGGAGGACTTCGAGCGGGGCTCCGCCGTCGGAGCCGTCGCCGCCGTCGCTGCCGTCGGAGCCGTCGCTGCCGTCGCCGCCGTCGCCGCCATCGCCGCCGTCGGAGCCGTCGCCGCCGGAACAGCCGGCGAGGCCGGTCAGCGTTGCTGCGCCTGTCGCCCCGACGAAGTGCCGTCGGGATAGCCTGGTGTTTCTGTCTGTCATTGAACTACGAAGAGTACAATGAACAATAGATATATATAGCTATTCATTTGGGAGTAAAGAATTACGAATCAGTTCATCTGAATTTGATATCCGGTTTCACAATCGAATTCCGGCCGAGGGCGGAACGGTCTCGGACCGACGGGCATACCACGGTCCGACGGCTGAGCGTACCCATGCGCCCCTCGACATCCGCGGTCGCGTACCCGGTCGCCGGCGACGCCGCAGAGCGACCACTCCTCGCCGTCTGGCTGCTCCTCGCGCTCGCGGTCGTCGTCCCGCTGCTCCCGGCGCTGCCCGTCGTCGGCTACCTCGTCCGCGTACTGGCCGCCAGCGAGCGCGGCGACGCCCTGCCGCGGTTCCTCGCCGACGGACGGCGACTTCTTCAGCAATCGATCGGTGGACTGCTCGCCTGTCTTGTCTTCCTCGGCGTTCCCTTCGCCGCCCTCCTCGTGACCGTCTACGGCGTCGTGACCCTTGAACCGGGCGCGAACGCGCCGGTCGGCCGCATCCTCGCCGGTTCGACGGCAATGCTCTTCGTCGCGCTTCTCGGGCTTTATTTGCTCCCGATCTCCCTGACTGTGTACGGACAGGAGGGGTCGATCCGCCGCGCGCTCTCGCCGGGCGCCCTCCGGCCGGTCGCCGGTCACCCGGCCTACTTTTTCGGGTGGACGCTCGGGTTCACCGCGCTCGTCGTCACGGTCGGCGTCGGCGGCGCGCTGTTTACTCTCTCTCGGATCGGACCGCTCGTCGGCACGTTCGTCCTCGCCTACGGGCTCCTCGTGACCGCGTACCTCTGGGGGCGCGCGGTTGAGCGCGCGAGACGGCGATAAGGCGTCGCCGACCCGCCGCGCGCCCGCCGCCGACTGCCGCCGCGCCGCGGCCACCGCTGTCCCGCCGCCGTGACCGACCGATTCTTGACCGCGCGGTCCCGACGTACTGGTGATGCAGGGACCGCTGTGGACGGACGCGCACGCGCCTGAACTCGACGAAATCCGGCAGGACGAGGCCCGTGACCGCCTGGGCCGGGCCATCGACGAGCCGATGAACCTCGTCGTTCAGGGACCGTCAGGGGTCGGGAAGACGGCGGCGGCGCGGGCGCTGGCCGACGCCTCCCACGCCGACCCGGACGCCGACCTGATCGAGATCAACGTCGCCGACTTCTTCGGCCGGACAAAAAAGGAGATCCGGACTGACCCGCGGTTCGAGGGCTTCCTCGCGGGGCGGAGCAGTATGGCGAAGCGCGACATGATAAACCGCGTGCTGAAGGAGTCCGCGTCGTACGCGCCGATGTCCGGCGAGTACAAGACGGTCCTGTTGGACAACGCGGAGGCGATCCGCGAGGACTTCCAGCAGGCGCTGCGGCGCGTGATGGAGAAGCACCACCGGACCACCCAGTTCGTGATCGCCACCCGCCAGCCCTCGAAGCTCATTGCTCCGATCCGGTCGCGCTGTTTCCCGATCCGCGTCCGCTCTCCGACGACCGACGAGACGATCGATGTCCTCGAAGCGATTTGTGGCCGCGAGGACGTCGATTACGAGGGCGACGGCCTGGAGTTCGTCGCCAGCGCGGCCGGCGGCGACCTCCGCGAGGCGATCCTCTCCGCGCAGGCGACTGCGGTCGAGGGCGGCGAGATCACCATGTCGACGGCCTACGAAGCGCTGGGTGATGTCGGAGACGACGACGCGCTCCGCGAGGCGCTCGCCGACGCCCGCGACGGCGACCTGACGGACGCGCGGTCGACCCTCGACGACCTCCTCGACGAGGGGTACGACGGCCAGGAGCTGCTCCGGGAGACCCTCCGGGTCGCCCGCGCCGGCTCCGAGTACGGCGGCGACGACCTCGCCAGGCTCCACGTGCTCGCGGGCGAGGCAGACCTCGACCTCTCGGACGGACTCGACGACGCGACCCACCTCGTCCACCTGCTCGCGGCGTGGGCGGCCGGACGGACCCGGCTCTCGCCCCCGCTGCGGGACGCGGAGGCGGCGCCGTGACCCGAACGCCGCCACTCTCCCGGCTCCTCCCGTTTCCCGTCGTCGACGCGGCGTGGAACCTCGCGCTCGTCCCGGCGCTCGCGGGCGCCATTACGCTCCCGTTCCTCCCGCCGGTCGGAGTCGCGCTCGTCGCGCTCGCGGTCGGGATCCTCTGGTTTCACCGTGATCCGGACCGCGACCCGCCGACGGGCGAGGAGACGGTCCTCTCGCCGGCCGACGGCACCGTCTCCGTCGTCCGCGAAGAGGGGTCGCGGCTCCGTGTCGGCGTGTTCATGAACGTCACCGACGTCCACGTCAACCGCGCGCCGCTCGCGGGCGAGGTCCGCGAGGTCCGTCACCGTCCCGGCGCGAACCGCCCGGCGTTCGACAAGGAGTCGGACCGCAACGAGCAGGTCGCGATCGACTGCGGCGAGTACGAGCTGCTCGTCATCGCGGGCTGGTTCGCCCGCCGGATCCACCCGTCGGTCGAGTCGGGCGACCGCGTCGAGCGCGGCGACCGCGTCGGCCACGTCTCCTTCGGCTCCCGCGCCGACGTGGTGTTGCCCGCGGACGTGACCCGCGACGACCTGCTCGTCACCGAGGGCGACGGCGTGCGCGCGGGCGAGACGATCATCGCAGAGCGGTCCGATTGAGAGTACTCGCGGGGCGACCCCGCCGAGAGTACCCGCGGAGCGGTCCGGTCCGGACCCTCGGTCGACCGGGGCCCGGATCGCGGGGTACGCTTTTGTTTCGCGGCGACGACACTTCGCGTGTATGCCCGAAGAGATAATCCACGAGGAGACGCGGTCGCGGACGCGACAGGCGCTGGCCACATACTTCCGGCGTATCGCCCGAGCGCTCGGTCGGGGGGAGCCGGTCCCGGTCGACGACGCCGGGACGGTGACGGTCGACCCCACCGCCGAGTCCGACGTCGAGGTCGAACTCGAACGCGAGGACGGGACGGTCCACTTCGAGGTGGAGATGGAGTTCGAGGAGTCCGAGACCGAGGTCGACGAGGGCGCGGCCGCGAGCAAGGCGACCTTCGAGCTGTACGCGGACGGCGCCGACCAGCACCGGTGGCGGCTCCGCCACGACAACGGCAACATCGTCGCCGACGGCAGCGAGGGGTACGCGGACAAACGCGACGCCCGGTCGGGGATCGAGAGCGTCCAGCGGAACGCCCCGGGCGCGCACGTCGTCGACCTCTCCCGCGACGAGGAGGCGCCCGACGAGGGCGGTAGCGACGCGACCTTCGAGCTGTACGCGGACAGCGTCGACCAGTTCCGCTGGCGGCTCCGCCACGACAACAGCAACATTGTCGCCGACGGCGGACAGGGGTACGCCTCCAAACAGAAGGCGAAACAAGGGCTCCGGAGCGTGAAGACGAACGCGCCCGGCGCGGCGGTCGAGGAGACCGACTCGTAAGCGCCCGTCTCCCGGTCGACCGGTCGAGTGTTGACCGCCTGTGGGCCGACCGACTGCGGGCCGACCGACTACGAGTCGACCACGGACCGCACCGCTTATTCGCCGGCCCTCACTACCTCGGGCCGACATGGACGCGCTCGACGCCAAGTACCCGTTCTTCGCGAGCGCCCGCGAGGCGGTCGCCGAGGCGCCGGTGTCGCTGCCGGAGCTCGTCGCGGCCGACGCCGCCGCCGTCGACCGCGCACGCGAGCGCGTCGAACGCGCCCTCCTCGAAGGGACGGTCGCCTCCGAGACCGGCGCGTTCCCGGGCGAGTCGGCGTACGACGCCCAGGCGGAGCTGCTCTCGTACCCCATCGCGCGGATCCTCGTCTCCCTGCTCGACTCCGACCCCGCCATTGAGAAGTACGCTACCGCGGAGGCGGCGACCGCGATGGACCGGGTTCACCGCGACCTCGAGACCGACGACGAGCTCCGGTCGGTGTCGTCCGCGACGGTCGCGCTCGACGACCTGCTCGCGGAGTTCGACCTCGGGGACACTGTCCGTCCCGACGCGACTGCTCCGGCCGGGACCGACCGCGGCGCCGCGGGCGCCGTCGCGGGGAGCGGTACCGGCCGCGACCCGAGCCACTACCGGATCGACGTCGGCCCGTACCTCCGGCTCACCTCGCCCGACTGGGGCGACTCGTGGCGGCTCGTCAACCGCGCGCTGGCCGACGGCGCGGTGCGCGTCTCCCGCGATGAGCTGCTCGCGGCGCTGGAGGCCGCCGTCGAGGAGCGCGTCGCAGAGGGGCTTCCCTTCGAGTTGGCGGCCGACGAGGGGATCGCGGAGGCGCTCGACTCGCGTGTCACCGACCTCAGGCGGCTGCTCTCCGAGCGGACGTACGCGGAGCCGCCCGACGTCGTCGCGCCCGCGCTGTTCCCGCCGTGTATGACCAACCTCATCGAGAAGGCCGAGCGCGATGTCGCGCTCTCGTCGGCCGAGTCGTTCGCGCTGATGGCGTTCCTCGTCGGTATCGGGATGACCCCCGACGAGGTCGTCGCCTTCTGTGGTGACACGAGCCTCGACGCCGAGGGGATCCGCTACCAGACCGAGTACCTGACCGATGACCGCGGTACCCAGTACCCGCCGCCGACGTGCGAGACGCTCGCGAACTACGGGATCTGTCACAACGAGGACGACCACATGCAGGTCGCGGCTGACCCGCTCTCGTACTACGAGAAACGGGTGGCCGCGGCCGACGAAGTGACCGACTGGCGGGCCGGTCGGGAGACGGACGAGCCGAGCGAGACGTGACTCCGGAGCGTCGGTCGACGAAGCAATAAAAAAGCGAACGACGGCTCAGCGACCCTACGCCCCGTCTTCCGCGCGCATCAGGTACGTCCCGACGCCGGCCATCAGGAGGACGAATCCGGCCAAAAGCGCGACGAGCGCGATCGCTCCCGCCTCCGGGAGGACGGTCGATCCGCCGAAGGTGACCCCGATACCGACTAGCCCGACGATGAACACCGCGGCCGCCGCCAGCGAAACGGTGATCTGCCGACGGAGTTCCGCGTCGATTTCCATGGCTGCGCGTTCCCGTCGCCGCTAAAAAAGGACTTCGAAAGGGTCAGCGGACGGACGGCGGCCCCCCGCTACGACGACGTTGCGAGATGGCTGATGTCCCGCCGGAGCGTGTAGCCCTGCGGCACGCCAACGGCGCCGAGACAGTCGTCACACAGCACCCGCTCGTAGTTGCGGTTGGTCTC
This window harbors:
- a CDS encoding carbohydrate ABC transporter permease, with product MTRNTDNGDDSGDAVPDGGVTDDSVARGREGSGFSPVAALNERFGSDFVESSQFWLPPFLLVALFVYGAIIWNLLISLTDFRGFGTPNYSDLDFEMYTKALADSGFVDAAINTFILLLGFTLVTLALGLGLAILIDRNIRFENTFRTIYLLPMSLSFVVTAQFWAWMFNFNNGVINIVITSLGFGRVAWIGNPQIVLWAVMFALMWQFAGYAMVVFLAGLRAIPDEHYEAAKVDGASTVKMYWRVIIPQLKGSTISASVVLMVFALKAFDFLYSLVGGYRPPNGADILATKMVREAYANLNWAYASAIAITLFVMTLGIVGPYLYYQYNRGNL
- a CDS encoding ABC transporter substrate-binding protein, which produces MTDRNTRLSRRHFVGATGAATLTGLAGCSGGDGSDGGDGGDGGDGSDGSDGSDGGDGSDGGAPLEVLHGWTGGDGARAAEALVTAFDEEYPDVEHEFNPIGGGGNQNLDAVVANRLQNNDAPSSFANWPGPNLQRYEGVLGEVDSVWESEGFADVMVDEAVDLHQYNGAYRAVPLGSHRLNCLFYNTSVVEEAGVDPDSLTSVSALIDALETVQSETDAVPMTHGASGTWTTTQLFSSTMLGQEGFDAYMNFVQGDPDEAAVRATFESLAEILGNYINEDAASIGLTESNQNITEGNAAFIHQGNWAAGAYRNAEDFAYNEDWGFKTYPGSEGMYMLHFDSFLYPSGNPTPDATEKFMAFVGSEAAQVAFNQFKGSIPTRTDVDISEFGPFLQETQQDFAEADERPPNIQHGLGVSSETRTALNDVVSSEFSGPYNVDAATEGFVDAVSN
- a CDS encoding DUF4013 domain-containing protein — protein: MRPSTSAVAYPVAGDAAERPLLAVWLLLALAVVVPLLPALPVVGYLVRVLAASERGDALPRFLADGRRLLQQSIGGLLACLVFLGVPFAALLVTVYGVVTLEPGANAPVGRILAGSTAMLFVALLGLYLLPISLTVYGQEGSIRRALSPGALRPVAGHPAYFFGWTLGFTALVVTVGVGGALFTLSRIGPLVGTFVLAYGLLVTAYLWGRAVERARRR
- a CDS encoding AAA family ATPase, producing MQGPLWTDAHAPELDEIRQDEARDRLGRAIDEPMNLVVQGPSGVGKTAAARALADASHADPDADLIEINVADFFGRTKKEIRTDPRFEGFLAGRSSMAKRDMINRVLKESASYAPMSGEYKTVLLDNAEAIREDFQQALRRVMEKHHRTTQFVIATRQPSKLIAPIRSRCFPIRVRSPTTDETIDVLEAICGREDVDYEGDGLEFVASAAGGDLREAILSAQATAVEGGEITMSTAYEALGDVGDDDALREALADARDGDLTDARSTLDDLLDEGYDGQELLRETLRVARAGSEYGGDDLARLHVLAGEADLDLSDGLDDATHLVHLLAAWAAGRTRLSPPLRDAEAAP
- a CDS encoding protein sorting system archaetidylserine decarboxylase codes for the protein MTRTPPLSRLLPFPVVDAAWNLALVPALAGAITLPFLPPVGVALVALAVGILWFHRDPDRDPPTGEETVLSPADGTVSVVREEGSRLRVGVFMNVTDVHVNRAPLAGEVREVRHRPGANRPAFDKESDRNEQVAIDCGEYELLVIAGWFARRIHPSVESGDRVERGDRVGHVSFGSRADVVLPADVTRDDLLVTEGDGVRAGETIIAERSD
- a CDS encoding HVO_2922 family protein, which encodes MPEEIIHEETRSRTRQALATYFRRIARALGRGEPVPVDDAGTVTVDPTAESDVEVELEREDGTVHFEVEMEFEESETEVDEGAAASKATFELYADGADQHRWRLRHDNGNIVADGSEGYADKRDARSGIESVQRNAPGAHVVDLSRDEEAPDEGGSDATFELYADSVDQFRWRLRHDNSNIVADGGQGYASKQKAKQGLRSVKTNAPGAAVEETDS
- a CDS encoding DNA primase — its product is MDALDAKYPFFASAREAVAEAPVSLPELVAADAAAVDRARERVERALLEGTVASETGAFPGESAYDAQAELLSYPIARILVSLLDSDPAIEKYATAEAATAMDRVHRDLETDDELRSVSSATVALDDLLAEFDLGDTVRPDATAPAGTDRGAAGAVAGSGTGRDPSHYRIDVGPYLRLTSPDWGDSWRLVNRALADGAVRVSRDELLAALEAAVEERVAEGLPFELAADEGIAEALDSRVTDLRRLLSERTYAEPPDVVAPALFPPCMTNLIEKAERDVALSSAESFALMAFLVGIGMTPDEVVAFCGDTSLDAEGIRYQTEYLTDDRGTQYPPPTCETLANYGICHNEDDHMQVAADPLSYYEKRVAAADEVTDWRAGRETDEPSET